In the Alistipes sp. ZOR0009 genome, GAGGATGATTTTACGGCTAAATGGGAAGGTTTTATTACGCCTAAGTATAGCGAAAGCTACCGTTTTGAGGCTGTTGCCGACGATGGCATTCGTGTTTGGGTTAACAACCAGCTGGTTGTTGATCAATGGGGAAATACCTCTACCGAAAAGGAAGGTAGCGTAATGGATCGCCAAAAAGGGGCAGCCAAAGGTGGTCAGATTAAGCTTAAAGCAGGGGTGAAATATGCCATTAAGGTGGAATACTTTGAAAGCAAACAAAATGCACATGCTTTCCTTTACTGGCAATCAAAACATCAATCTCGTCAAATTGTACCTCAAGAGGCTCTTGCTACAGAAATTTCTGCTACAGGAGATGGCTTAAAAGCGGTGTATTCATCCAAAAAGACTACTCTTTGCTATACTAGCAACAAGGGGAATATTTATGCGATTGCTTTAGAATGGCCAGAGGATAAGCTCGTATTAAACATTCCTTCACCAGCATCAAATGCGAAAGTAACTCTGTTGGGAAGAGATGGAGTGCTACCTTGGACGTATGAAAACGGGAAGATGGTAATTGATGTAACTGGTATCCGTTACAATGAAGTGCCTTGCCAGTGGGCTTGGACATTTAAGATTGCTCAGTAATCTAGCGAATATTTATATTAATCAGGACAGGGATTGGCAATCTATCCCTGTCCTGATAATCAAAAAGAGGATGAACTTTTTACAAGCATCCTCTTTTTTATATTAGAACCTTTTAATTAACCGAAAAGAAAACGTTAGTTGGCCTTTGCTGCTTGTGGTTGATTTACTTGAGCAAGTTTTACAGGAACATTCTCTAGACTATGCCGTTTTCCACTGTTATCGATAAAAGAGAAAGATCCGGTTCCACTTTGCCAGTTCGACTCAAGAACAATGCGTCCTTTAAACTCATTATTACCTTCAAGAACAACAAGGATGTGAGTGTTTTGAGGCATCACTGTCATGTAGGTAAAGTCTCCATTAACATCAAAGTGAACATCTAGAGGAGGGTTGGTTGATTGAAAGGCACGTGCAACTCCACCGACTTTGCGGTTTGGTGTAGACACTCCAAGGTTGAAGTTTATGCTAATAGCACCCATCTTACCTGTTCCTGCAATTAGAGGAAGTAAAAACATTCCAGTTTCCATAAGTGAAAATTTTAATAATGTAAAAGGCTTAATTTGAAAGATGTAATAGTTTTCATACAATCTTTCTTTTTTGTTCCTTATAAATATCTCCTAATTGATAAGGGTATCCAACAGTGTAAATACCTGTTTTTCAAAAAGAGGTATTTACCGTAAATATGTGCTTTAATGACAGCTGGAAATCGCTTGTTGGGGTGGGAAGCCTTGTTGGTCGGATGTTTTTAAAGAAGGGTACAAAAAAGAAGGAAATTTTTACAACGATTTCCTTCTAAATTTTTAAAGTGATGTTACTTTGGTAGCGTTGTTTAATGATGCTTGCTGATTTTATGGCAAAGAATCTATTTTCTCGTTATTTAGTTGTTCTTTTATTTTTCTTTGCTTCTTGAGTTTTTGCTCCCACTTGTTTTTCTTGTCAGAACATTTATTTATCAGCCTTGCATTAGAGGTATCTTTAACCTCAAGCCTAAATGGTAATGCGTTTTCGTTTTGAATCGATGGCGTTACGGGTTTTGTAGACGGCCAATCTGCTATTAGTAAAATGGTTGCTGCTATAGCCGCCATAATGCTAAAGGTAATGAGTTTAACTCTCAGTTTTATGCGCAATCCCTTTTTTTCGGGCATGAAATCAAGGGGACGAATAACCTGCAGCCTACGTTTTACTTCTTCTAAGTCGCTATTTACCTTATCTAAATCAACCTCGGTTAGACCTTCGTATGCTAATGCACATAGCTCGCAGCTAGCGATGTGGGCCTTCGCTAGGCTGTATTCATCAGGAGTCAGTCCTCCTTTCGCTAAGCGCTCGAACGTGTCAGTGCTTAGGCATCCTGATGCTGTAAAGAGGTTGCGCTGATTATTGTTCATAGCCATCGGTAAGTAGTTTTCGGAGGTTACGCTTGCCATTTTGGATATGACTTTTCACTTCGTTCATCCCAAATCCGGTTATATCAGCAATTTCTTTGTATGATTTATCTTCGAGATACATTAGGCTTAGGCAGATGCCTTGTTGGCTCGATAGCTTTTCCATGAGTGCGAGCATTTTTGATATTTGGTCTTCGGCTACCTCGTCATCAATCTTTTGTCCCAACTCTTCTTGGTATAGCTTGTAAAGTACGTTTGTAGTACTTTCGGGTGTTAGTTCTTTTAGATCAAGTTGTCGCTTACGAATATGCATCAGGCAGTAGTTTTTGGCAACTACAAATAGCCACGATTTAAGGTTTTTCACCGTATGGTTACTCAAATCAATAAATATCTTCTCAAAGATTGATTGTACGGCGTCTTTACTCTCTTCTGTATTTTTTAGGTATTTATAGCATACCCCGTATAGAATATGTGAGTAGCGGTTGAAAATTTCGTTCACGATATCCCCGTAATTATCCTTCGTTAGGGATTGCAAAAGTTCATCGTCAGCTAGTTTTGTTAAGTTCTGACGTGTTGCATTATCGAGCTTATGAACTTTTTTTAGGAACAACCGAATTATTTTTATACAAAGCTAAAAAAATATACCAAATAATTTATGCAATTTTTAGTTCTTCCGCATCCTAATAGTAAGGGCGCCCATCTACAAGTTTAATTTTAAAAACAAGAAGTTATGTTGGCAAAAAAGACTTATGGAGCAGACTTAGAACATCTCAAGGTTCTATTTCTAGAAGTGGGCTTGTGTGTTGCTCTGGCTATTTCGATAGTTGCGTTTGAATGGAATTTTAAAGAAAGCAATACAGCATCTAGTTGGATTATCAATTCTTCAGTAGAAAATATTTCGGACTTAATTCCGATAACAGAAACACCTACTAGTACGTCAGAATTACCGCATCTTGCCGTCTTTTCTGATGAGATCAAAATAGTATCTAACGATGTTCATCTTGATAATGTGTTAATGGTAGATGCTGAAGGGGGGAAGGAGCCGATTCCTATAACTTCGTATAGTCCAAAAATTACGGATGATATTGTTGATGATACTGATGAGCCTTTTATTGTGGTTGAGGAAATGCCCACTTTTGGGAATGGCGGTTTGGAAGCTTTTCAAAAGTATGTTTTAAGCAACGTTGTGTATTCTGAAACAGCAAGGGAAAACAATATTTTCGGGACTGTGCTGGTGGAATTTGTTGTAGGCAAAACGGGTAAGATAGAAGGGGTTAAAGTTGTACGAGGAGTTGATTCCTCGTTAGATAACGAGGTGGTTCGTGTTCTTCGCAAATCTCCAGATTGGAAACCTGGGTATCAAAGAGGAAAACCCGTAAAGGTTAAGTTTACTTTACCTGTGAAATTTGCACTTGAGTAACACATATAGTTTCTATTTTTTTTGTTGAATATAAAATAGGTGTTATGAGGTTGTTGATTAGCTATTTGTGATTTTATTTGCTTGTTTTTTAGGAAAAGGATAAAAAAAAGTGATATGGTCGTGTGGAATTTTACTCTTTCTTGCATCTATATGTATGTAGCATGATAAAGAATTAAAGTATTAGGTCCTCATTAGAACTTGTGAAAGTTCGTCCAAGGAACCTTAAAAGATCAATATAAAGGTTTAAGTCGATTAATTGAAAAAGAGGAGTTGTGGTTAGCTCCTCTTTTTTTTATTTGGTAACAGGTAGATGCATCGTTGCTTTTTGCTTTTTTAAATCTAGAAAAATAATGGGATAGCCATCCGCAAGCAGACCTTGCTTATTCGCTTCATAGATGAGCTGGTTGTAAATGTCTTCAATATTTTCACCAATGCGATATCTCGCGTAAAGTGTTTTTGATCCGGTAAAAAGGGCTAGTATTGCATTGGGGATACGTTGAATTTCTCCGTTTTTTACAGGGAATCCTGTGATAACTTTTAATGTGTCGTCAATTGGACTTGTAGAGAACTGAATGTAGGGGAGGCCAGCGACGTTTTTTTGGGGAACAACCTTCTGTAGATTTAACAGTTCCTGCATTATGCCTTGCCCATCTTTCTTGCTAACGTATTTTTTACGAATAAAAGCTCTGAAATCAGAAATCGTTCCGCTTTTTACTTCGTAAATAACTGTTGAGTTGTTTAAGTTGCAGTCCATTACAGCAGATTGCAAATCTCTTCGAAAATCTTTGCGGATAAAGTAGTAGGATATGTACACCTTAAATTTGAGCCAGATAGAGTTCGGTAAATCAATATAAACGGAGGCGTTTACCTGTGTTTTTTCTCGTTGATTTATTAAATTGAATACAATTTCTCCTTCTGAAAAAGGGTGGTAGCTGATGCTAAATGTTAGATTTTCGTATCTTTTACTTTCTTTCAGCTGAAGCCATCCTTTGTCTCCATTTTTACTGCTCCACCTGTAGATGGTTGGCTGCTTGATGTTGGTGCTATCTATAACAAGCCTATGCTGGTTGCGAACAAAATAGTCGCTTCGGCTGATCCATCGTTTAGGATTTTCGAGATACTGGTAAACAACTCGAGGTGGGCAATTAAAAATAACGCTCTCCCTTAAAATAAGGGCGGAGGGCATGAAAATATAAATTAGAAGAGATACAAAGATTAAAAAAATAAGTAGCCTTAGGCTCCACCGAATCCATCTTCTCATAGTTCGAGTCGTTTGATATGCTAAATTAGGTGATAATCTGGATATTTTCAACTAGATGCTACGTATTAGTTGTAGATTGTATTTAGAATATGCTGAAAAAATGACATAAAGATGGTGCGCTTTCGGAAAAAATGGCACAAAATGCTAGTTGGCAAATTTATTGAAGGTTTAGCCGATAGGAGGAACATTGAAATGAACTTTAATAATTTTACAATTAAGGCACAGGAGGTTATTCAGCATGCAATTGAGGTTGCCGCGGCTAATAACAACCAAATTATAGAATCGGGACATGTGTTGCAAGGGCTAATGTCTCAAAGTGAAAGTATCACAGGGTTTTTATTGCGCAAAGTTGGTGCAAATCAGTACGCAATTGAGAGAGGTCTTGCAGAGATTTTGGGTAAGTATCCTAAGGTAACAGGAGCAGGAGAACCTTCGTTAAGTAACTATGCTAATAAAGCAATTAGTAGGGCAATGGATTACGCCAAAAAATTGGGTGATCAGTACATTTCTGTTGAAGATTTGTTGTTGGGCATTTTAGATGTTGGGGATAACGTTTCTAAGCTTCTTAAGGATAATGGCGTTGTCGAAAAGGAACTTATAGCAGCAATCAAAGAGTTACGAAAAGGTGCCTCTGTCGATAATCCGTCGGCAGAAGAAACGTTCAATGCTCTTGGACGATATGCGATCAACTTAAACGATATGGCTCGATCTGGTAAGCTCGACCCTGTTATTGGTCGTGATGAGGAGATTCGACGTGTGCTTCAAATTCTATCGAGGCGTACAAAGAATAATCCAATCTTAGTTGGAGAACCTGGTGTTGGCAAAACGGCTATTGCCGAAGGCATTGCACACCGTATTATTAGTGGTGATGTTCCTGAAAATTTGAAATCTAAGCAGATTTACTCTCTAGATATGGGGGCGCTCATTGCTGGTGCTAAGTATAAGGGTGAATTTGAAGAGCGATTAAAGGGTGTCGTAAAAGATGTGACGACTTCGGAAGGAGAGGTTATTCTTTTTATTGACGAGATCCATACCTTGATAGGCGCAGGGAAAAGCGAAGGAGCAATGGATGCCGCTAATATTCTTAAGCCGGCACTTGCCCGAGGTGAGCTGCGATCGATTGGTGCGACTACGCTTGATGAGTACCAGAAATATTTTGAAAAAGATAAGGCGTTGGAGCGGCGTTTTCAGACGGTAATGGTAGATGAGCCTACGGCTCCTGATGCAATTTCTATTCTTCGAGGCTTAAAAGAGCGCTATGAAAATCATCACCAAGTGAGAATAAAGGATGATGCTATTATTGCTGCTGTTGAACTCTCTTATCGCTATATTACCAATCGTTTTTTGCCAGATAAGGCTATCGACTTAATTGATGAGGCTGCTGCTAAGCTTCGTTTGGAGATGAACTCTGTTCCTGAAAATATCGATGAGCTAGATCGACGTGTTCGGCAACTCGAAATTGAAAGAGAAGCAATAAAAAGAGAAGGTGATACTCGAAAGGTCAACGACTTGAACGAAGAAATTGCAAACCTTTCAGAGCAACGGGCGGTACTTCGTTCTAAGTGGCAGGAGGAGAAAGGGCTAATAGATAAAATTCAGCATAAAAAGATTGAACTAGAGGATTTGAATTTTCAAGCGCAGGAAGCAGAGCGTTTAGGTGATTATGCTAAAGTTGCCGAAATTCGTTATGGCAGGGTAAAGGAGGTAAATGACCAGATAGAAAGATTTAAGGAAACGCTTAAAGAGCGTCAACGCAATGATGCCCTTATTAAGGAGGAGGTTGATTCGGAAGATATTGCAGAAGTTGTCTCTAAATGGACTGGAATTCCTGTAGCCAAAATGGTGCAAAGCGAACGTGTTAAGCTTCTTAATATGGAGTCTGAATTGCATAAGCGGTTGGTGGGGCAAAATGAGGCTATAGAGGCTGTCGCTGATGCCGTCAGACGTAGTCGCGCTGGTTTACAGGATTCAAAACGTCCGATTGGTTCTTTTATTTTTATGGGAACTACGGGTGTTGGGAAAACGGAGTTGGCTAAGGCTCTTGCAGACTTTCTATTTAATGACGAGAATATGATTACCCGCATTGACATGTCGGAGTACATGGAAAAGCATTCGGTCTCAAGGCTTATCGGAGCGCCTCCTGGATATGTAGGCTACGACGAAGGTGGACAGCTGACCGAGTCGGTTCGAAGAAAGCCTTACTCTGTTATTCTTCTTGATGAGATAGAAAAAGCACACCCCGATGTGTTTAACATTCTTCTGCAAGTATTGGATGACGGGAGATTGACGGATAATAAGGGGCGTACTGTCAATTTTAAGAATACGATTATCATAATGACATCGAATATTGGCTCTCATCTTATTCAGGAGCGGTTCGCTAATATTTCTGAAGATAAGAGACGGCTGATTGCGGAGCAAACGAAAGTCGAGCTGGTTGAGCTGCTTAAGCAAACCATTCGTCCCGAGTTTATTAACAGAATTGATGATCTGATAATGTTTACTCCGTTAAACCACAAGGAGATTCGAGAGATTGTTCTGCTGCAGCTTAATTCTGTTGCTAAAATGCTTGGCGAAAATGGAATAAAGATTGAGTTTACCGATCGTTCTGTAGACTATATTGCCGATGTTGGTTTTGACCCAATGTTTGGGGCTCGACCTATAAAGAGGGCAATCCAAAAGTATATTGTAAATGAGCTATCAAAGCAAATACTGGGAGGCGTTGTTGAGCGAGATGATGAGATTGTAATCGATTATCATGATGAGGTTATAACTTTTTCAAATAAAGCATAAACTATAAGTCTTAGGGATAATAATTTCCTAAGACTTTTTTATGCAATCTCGGCTCAGATGCTGATGACGTAGAGGTGTGCTGATTCTATTTTTTTAGTGATAGCCTTGATGAAATTGCAAAAAACGAGCAGTTGTGATGTAGAAACGAGCAAATGGCTGTTATTAATATGTCATTTTTAAATATTTTGGCGCTGACTTTTCTAAATTCGCAATCTACAAAACGGACGTAAATGAGATATAAGGAAATCGTAGAAGAAATTTACGAATCGGTAATAGGCGAAGAGAATAGTGGAAGGCTGGCTACCTATATCCCAGAACTGGCGAAGGTAAATCCAGATAATTTCGGGGTTCACTTGTCTACTATTGACGGGGAAAATGTTGGAGTGGGGGATTGCTGCCAAAGATTTTCGATACAGAGTATTGCAAAAGTTTTATCCTTAAGTCTGGCCTATAAGAAGTTGGGTGAACGTATTTGGGGTCGACTGGGGGTTGAGCCTTCTGGGACTTCTTTCAACTCGTTAGTTCAGCTGGAGGCGGACAAAGGAATTCCTCGAAATCCATTTATTAATGCAGGAGCATTGGTGATTTGTGATATTCTTATCACTTTGCTTGATAATCCCAAAGAAGACTTTCTAACATACATACGAGATTTATCCGATAACCCAACTTTGGATTATTCGTCGGTAATTGCCGAGTCGGAGCAATCTGTTGGATATCGTAATATAGCGTTATGCCATTTTATCAAATCTTTTGGCAACATTAAGAATGATCCGATGGAAGTTCTCGACTTTTACTTCAATCTATGCTCGCTAGAGATGGACGGACGTGAGCTGACACATACGTTCTTGTTTTTGGCTAATGGAGGACGGAAGTTGGATGGTACGGAAATCCTGAATGGGAGCCAAACTAAGCGTATAAACGCTTTAATGCAAACATGTGGCTTTTATGATGAGTCAGGAGAGTTCTCCTTTAAGGTTGGGTTACCCGGGAAGAGTGGTGTTGGAGGAGGTATTATTGCGATTCATCCAAACCGGTACACGATAGGAGTCTGGAGCCCGAAGTTAAATGATAAGGGTAACTCATATAGGGGCATAAAATTTTTGGAGCGTTTTACCACGCATACGAAGCTGTCAATATTTTAGTAGGTTAATCCAACGTAAAAGGCATGCGCCGAAATACCTTTTACGTGGATTTTATTGATTTAGAGAAGTTTTTTTGCAATGGCAGCAAGTATGTTAATGCCATTCCCGATATTTTTAATCGAATTTGCTTTTTCCTCGTTGCTTAACGATGCGTCGTTTACAACTTTTAAAATCTTCTGCATATCTTTTTTGCTGATACCAGTTTGCTGAACAATTTTCTGTATTTCGGTATCATTAAGCTGACTGAGGCTGGCTATTTGGTTGGCCAGCTGCTCGTCAGTAGCTTTTGCTGCTTGGTTGGCAATGTCATCCCAATCTGTCATGATGGTAGTTTTATTTTGATATTAGTTTATTGATGTCATCATTCAAGTCGGTAATATTTTGTCCGACATTTCCTGCTTTAGTTATAAAACGGTCTATGGTCTTTTCTATTTTATCAAAATCGATGGGACTACCTGTTAATGCTGTTGTTTGGTTTAGCAGCTGTTTTCTGCTATTATCAACTTTTATAGATGATTCTAGTAGCCGTTTTAAGCTGCTGCAGGCTTCAATGTAGGTGAGGTAGTCTTGGTTTAGCTTAT is a window encoding:
- a CDS encoding DUF1842 domain-containing protein, translated to METGMFLLPLIAGTGKMGAISINFNLGVSTPNRKVGGVARAFQSTNPPLDVHFDVNGDFTYMTVMPQNTHILVVLEGNNEFKGRIVLESNWQSGTGSFSFIDNSGKRHSLENVPVKLAQVNQPQAAKAN
- a CDS encoding RNA polymerase sigma factor, producing MFLKKVHKLDNATRQNLTKLADDELLQSLTKDNYGDIVNEIFNRYSHILYGVCYKYLKNTEESKDAVQSIFEKIFIDLSNHTVKNLKSWLFVVAKNYCLMHIRKRQLDLKELTPESTTNVLYKLYQEELGQKIDDEVAEDQISKMLALMEKLSSQQGICLSLMYLEDKSYKEIADITGFGMNEVKSHIQNGKRNLRKLLTDGYEQ
- a CDS encoding energy transducer TonB is translated as MLAKKTYGADLEHLKVLFLEVGLCVALAISIVAFEWNFKESNTASSWIINSSVENISDLIPITETPTSTSELPHLAVFSDEIKIVSNDVHLDNVLMVDAEGGKEPIPITSYSPKITDDIVDDTDEPFIVVEEMPTFGNGGLEAFQKYVLSNVVYSETARENNIFGTVLVEFVVGKTGKIEGVKVVRGVDSSLDNEVVRVLRKSPDWKPGYQRGKPVKVKFTLPVKFALE
- the clpB gene encoding ATP-dependent chaperone ClpB, producing MNFNNFTIKAQEVIQHAIEVAAANNNQIIESGHVLQGLMSQSESITGFLLRKVGANQYAIERGLAEILGKYPKVTGAGEPSLSNYANKAISRAMDYAKKLGDQYISVEDLLLGILDVGDNVSKLLKDNGVVEKELIAAIKELRKGASVDNPSAEETFNALGRYAINLNDMARSGKLDPVIGRDEEIRRVLQILSRRTKNNPILVGEPGVGKTAIAEGIAHRIISGDVPENLKSKQIYSLDMGALIAGAKYKGEFEERLKGVVKDVTTSEGEVILFIDEIHTLIGAGKSEGAMDAANILKPALARGELRSIGATTLDEYQKYFEKDKALERRFQTVMVDEPTAPDAISILRGLKERYENHHQVRIKDDAIIAAVELSYRYITNRFLPDKAIDLIDEAAAKLRLEMNSVPENIDELDRRVRQLEIEREAIKREGDTRKVNDLNEEIANLSEQRAVLRSKWQEEKGLIDKIQHKKIELEDLNFQAQEAERLGDYAKVAEIRYGRVKEVNDQIERFKETLKERQRNDALIKEEVDSEDIAEVVSKWTGIPVAKMVQSERVKLLNMESELHKRLVGQNEAIEAVADAVRRSRAGLQDSKRPIGSFIFMGTTGVGKTELAKALADFLFNDENMITRIDMSEYMEKHSVSRLIGAPPGYVGYDEGGQLTESVRRKPYSVILLDEIEKAHPDVFNILLQVLDDGRLTDNKGRTVNFKNTIIIMTSNIGSHLIQERFANISEDKRRLIAEQTKVELVELLKQTIRPEFINRIDDLIMFTPLNHKEIREIVLLQLNSVAKMLGENGIKIEFTDRSVDYIADVGFDPMFGARPIKRAIQKYIVNELSKQILGGVVERDDEIVIDYHDEVITFSNKA
- a CDS encoding glutaminase, with the protein product MRYKEIVEEIYESVIGEENSGRLATYIPELAKVNPDNFGVHLSTIDGENVGVGDCCQRFSIQSIAKVLSLSLAYKKLGERIWGRLGVEPSGTSFNSLVQLEADKGIPRNPFINAGALVICDILITLLDNPKEDFLTYIRDLSDNPTLDYSSVIAESEQSVGYRNIALCHFIKSFGNIKNDPMEVLDFYFNLCSLEMDGRELTHTFLFLANGGRKLDGTEILNGSQTKRINALMQTCGFYDESGEFSFKVGLPGKSGVGGGIIAIHPNRYTIGVWSPKLNDKGNSYRGIKFLERFTTHTKLSIF